In Actinomycetota bacterium, a genomic segment contains:
- a CDS encoding zinc ribbon domain-containing protein, which yields MDTRPYLQDRAAEEFFSLLERGEFKTTRCAACGETHCPPRVVCPHCLGEDMEWVDLPRQGTLVAFTQQTDAIRCRMPDVLGMVELEGIGNLFTRIDAPFEELSIGMKVAFSTWTSPDGVLLHQFRPV from the coding sequence ATGGACACCAGGCCCTACCTGCAGGACCGGGCCGCGGAGGAGTTCTTCTCACTCCTGGAGCGGGGGGAGTTCAAGACCACGCGTTGCGCCGCCTGTGGCGAGACCCATTGCCCGCCGCGTGTCGTCTGCCCTCACTGCCTGGGCGAGGATATGGAGTGGGTTGACCTGCCGCGCCAGGGCACGCTCGTCGCCTTCACCCAGCAGACCGACGCCATCCGCTGCCGTATGCCGGACGTCCTGGGCATGGTGGAGCTGGAGGGCATAGGCAACCTCTTCACCCGCATCGACGCCCCTTTCGAGGAGCTGAGCATCGGGATGAAGGTCGCCTTTTCCACTTGGACGTCCCCGGACGGCGTGCTGCTCCACCAGTTCCGCCCTGTATAG
- the rsxC gene encoding electron transport complex subunit RsxC — MSGKTAYKTFKGGIHPPYNKELARESAITPCPVPAEVLIPLTQHIGAPNEPLVAAGDRVEVGQKIGGSEAFVSAPVHSSVAGTVKGIKEITGFTGAKVKVVAITPDAEQPDFAKQPGKDVDSYSDEEVRAIAREAGLVGMGGAAFPTHVKLAPPKDKPVDMVIINACECEPFLTCDHRLMLERPTDLVHGLKLLLKAVGARKGIIGVEANKMDAVEAVRAAAQGETDITVEILDVKYPEGAEKMLIFALTRRKVPPGKLPSEVGCVVQNVGTAVALYEAASWGKPLYERVITVSGPGIKEPGNLLVRIGTPMSALIDACGGLQGEPGKVIMGGPMTGWAQPDTATPVVKGTSGVLAFTADLIDVADEHECVRCGKCIDACPMFLQPNFIVQAVKKELWDKAEMWGAMDCFECGCCSFTCPAYIPHVTYVREAKADIAALKKR; from the coding sequence ATGTCCGGAAAGACGGCCTACAAGACCTTCAAGGGCGGCATCCATCCTCCTTACAACAAGGAGCTGGCCAGGGAAAGCGCGATCACGCCCTGCCCGGTGCCGGCGGAGGTGCTCATCCCCCTCACGCAGCACATCGGCGCCCCCAACGAGCCCCTGGTCGCGGCGGGAGACCGCGTCGAGGTGGGGCAGAAGATCGGCGGCAGCGAGGCCTTCGTGTCGGCGCCGGTGCATTCCTCTGTGGCTGGCACGGTGAAAGGAATAAAGGAGATCACCGGCTTCACCGGGGCCAAGGTGAAGGTGGTGGCGATAACCCCCGATGCCGAGCAGCCTGATTTCGCCAAGCAGCCCGGCAAGGACGTGGATTCCTACAGCGACGAGGAGGTGCGCGCCATCGCCCGCGAGGCTGGGCTTGTGGGTATGGGAGGGGCCGCCTTCCCGACCCACGTCAAGCTGGCACCACCCAAGGACAAGCCGGTGGACATGGTGATCATCAACGCCTGCGAGTGCGAACCCTTCCTCACCTGCGACCATCGCCTCATGCTGGAGAGGCCCACCGACCTTGTGCACGGACTCAAGCTGCTCCTCAAGGCCGTCGGGGCAAGAAAAGGTATCATCGGCGTCGAGGCCAACAAGATGGACGCGGTGGAAGCCGTGCGCGCGGCGGCGCAGGGCGAGACGGATATAACGGTGGAGATACTCGACGTCAAGTACCCGGAGGGAGCGGAGAAGATGCTCATCTTCGCCCTCACGCGACGCAAGGTGCCGCCAGGCAAGCTCCCCTCGGAGGTGGGCTGCGTGGTGCAGAACGTGGGCACGGCCGTCGCCCTCTATGAGGCCGCGTCCTGGGGCAAGCCCCTCTACGAGAGGGTGATCACCGTCAGCGGTCCCGGCATCAAGGAGCCGGGTAACCTGCTGGTTAGGATCGGCACCCCCATGTCCGCGCTCATAGACGCCTGCGGGGGTCTCCAGGGCGAGCCCGGCAAGGTGATCATGGGCGGTCCCATGACCGGCTGGGCCCAGCCCGATACCGCCACCCCGGTGGTCAAGGGCACCTCGGGCGTGCTGGCCTTCACCGCCGACCTCATCGACGTGGCGGACGAGCACGAATGCGTGCGCTGCGGCAAATGCATAGATGCGTGCCCCATGTTCCTGCAGCCCAACTTCATCGTGCAGGCAGTGAAGAAGGAGCTCTGGGACAAGGCGGAGATGTGGGGGGCCATGGACTGTTTCGAGTGCGGCTGCTGTTCCTTCACCTGCCCCGCCTACATCCCCCACGTGACCTATGTCCGCGAAGCCAAGGCCGACATAGCGGCCCTGAAGAAAAGATAA
- a CDS encoding class I SAM-dependent methyltransferase, whose protein sequence is MGYWDDYMGDYDTLFAKDPMYADAMRIMIELMGDANRKRVLDLGCGSGTLISRITEEYPDAEIYGVDPSEVMVQRSADRFKDQPNVHVAIGNGVQMPMPPDYIHCMLSNLALHHVKPEERAACASEIARVLKLGGRLVYADMFCDVTGPIDDPARCRDIIEKMVGKSLYDLDHGALETALLHIGDIPSVIREEGEYFTTDALWMEHLAAAGLGRLEVIPVPPQDFGYRIITGTRMT, encoded by the coding sequence ATGGGATACTGGGACGATTACATGGGGGACTACGACACCCTCTTCGCCAAGGACCCCATGTATGCCGATGCCATGCGCATCATGATCGAGCTCATGGGGGACGCCAACCGCAAGCGCGTCCTCGACCTTGGGTGCGGCTCGGGGACCCTCATCTCCCGCATCACGGAGGAATATCCCGATGCGGAGATATACGGGGTGGACCCCTCCGAAGTCATGGTCCAGAGGAGTGCGGACAGGTTCAAGGACCAGCCCAACGTGCATGTCGCCATCGGCAACGGGGTGCAGATGCCCATGCCCCCCGACTACATCCACTGCATGCTATCCAACCTCGCCCTGCATCACGTCAAGCCGGAGGAGAGGGCGGCCTGTGCGTCGGAGATAGCCCGCGTGCTCAAGCTGGGGGGAAGGTTGGTCTATGCCGATATGTTCTGCGACGTGACCGGCCCCATCGACGATCCAGCGCGTTGCCGCGACATCATCGAGAAGATGGTGGGCAAATCCCTATACGACCTGGACCACGGCGCCCTGGAGACAGCGCTCCTGCACATCGGGGACATCCCCTCCGTGATCAGGGAAGAGGGGGAGTACTTCACCACCGACGCGCTATGGATGGAGCACCTGGCGGCGGCCGGACTGGGCCGCCTCGAGGTCATCCCCGTCCCCCCGCAAGACTTCGGCTACCGCATCATCACCGGGACGAGGATGACTTAG
- a CDS encoding nickel-dependent hydrogenase large subunit, with the protein MAQIVTIDPVTRIEGHLRIDVEVEDGVVKDAWSSGTMFRGIEMLLKDKHPWDAQQVTERICGVCPLVHGTASSYNLDDAMGVELPDNARLIRNLCLGANFIQSHILHFYHLAALDYVDVTAVLNYAGNNPGLKALKGKIAGLAKANDLYPFMPRYESDDYVSDPEVATTLVGHYVEALEARKKAQEMLSIFYGRMPSFVGTIPGGVTVQPTVSNIAAFRSRLAELRFWIDNVYVQDIMTVAGVPAYSIFFTAGDSGGNYLAYGGFDENSQGTEKFLPSGYILANGVSAVKTFDEQQIIESVKHSWYTEDCEGRQPSDGKTDPDLEKDGAYSFLKAPRYEGKPMEVGPMARMLVLAGLELSGKIPENKQLLVPLIKQLGLDAKVTELVTAGKFGILPRHAMRALECKLLADQMDVWLDQLKPGEPIWDPKGKDIPSDSQGMGLVEGPRGALGHWITISGKKIANYQCVVPTTWNASPRDKEGNRGPIETSLLGLPVPDPENPINVVRCVRSFDPCLACAIHVIHPEHNGVKEFRVV; encoded by the coding sequence ATGGCGCAGATAGTCACCATCGACCCCGTGACCCGAATCGAAGGCCACCTGCGCATCGACGTGGAGGTGGAAGACGGCGTGGTCAAGGACGCCTGGTCCTCGGGGACCATGTTCCGGGGTATAGAGATGCTCCTCAAGGACAAGCACCCCTGGGACGCACAGCAGGTGACGGAGCGTATCTGCGGCGTATGTCCCCTGGTGCACGGTACCGCCTCATCCTACAATCTCGACGATGCCATGGGAGTGGAGCTGCCGGACAACGCCAGGCTCATCCGCAATCTCTGCCTGGGAGCCAACTTCATCCAGTCCCACATCCTGCACTTCTACCACTTGGCAGCGCTTGATTACGTTGACGTCACCGCGGTGCTCAATTACGCGGGGAACAACCCCGGCCTTAAGGCCTTGAAGGGCAAGATCGCCGGCCTGGCAAAGGCAAACGATCTCTACCCCTTCATGCCGCGTTACGAGTCGGACGACTACGTCAGCGATCCGGAGGTGGCCACGACCCTGGTGGGCCACTACGTCGAAGCGCTGGAGGCGCGTAAGAAGGCCCAGGAGATGCTGTCCATCTTCTATGGCAGGATGCCCAGCTTCGTGGGGACCATACCCGGTGGAGTGACCGTGCAACCCACGGTTTCGAACATCGCCGCTTTCCGCTCGCGGCTGGCCGAGCTGAGGTTCTGGATAGACAACGTCTACGTTCAGGACATCATGACCGTGGCCGGGGTTCCGGCGTACTCCATCTTCTTCACCGCGGGTGACTCGGGTGGGAATTACCTGGCTTACGGAGGTTTCGACGAGAACTCCCAAGGCACGGAGAAGTTCCTGCCCAGCGGGTATATACTCGCTAATGGCGTCTCCGCGGTAAAGACTTTCGACGAGCAGCAGATCATCGAGTCCGTCAAGCACTCCTGGTACACGGAGGACTGCGAAGGCAGGCAGCCGAGCGATGGTAAGACCGATCCCGATCTTGAGAAGGACGGTGCGTACTCCTTCCTCAAGGCGCCGCGCTACGAAGGCAAGCCCATGGAGGTCGGCCCCATGGCACGCATGCTGGTGCTGGCCGGCCTGGAGCTCTCGGGAAAGATACCCGAGAACAAGCAACTGCTCGTCCCGCTCATCAAGCAGCTGGGCCTGGACGCCAAGGTGACCGAACTGGTGACGGCCGGGAAATTCGGCATCCTTCCCCGCCATGCCATGCGCGCCCTGGAATGCAAGCTACTCGCGGATCAGATGGACGTATGGCTGGATCAGCTCAAGCCCGGCGAGCCGATCTGGGACCCTAAGGGAAAGGACATCCCGAGCGATTCGCAGGGGATGGGCCTTGTGGAGGGCCCGCGCGGTGCGCTCGGTCACTGGATCACCATCTCGGGGAAGAAGATCGCCAACTACCAGTGCGTTGTCCCCACCACCTGGAACGCATCGCCGCGGGACAAGGAAGGGAACCGGGGCCCCATCGAGACTTCTCTGCTGGGCCTTCCCGTCCCCGACCCGGAGAATCCTATCAACGTCGTCCGCTGCGTGCGGTCTTTCGATCCGTGCCTGGCCTGTGCCATCCATGTGATCCACCCGGAGCATAACGGCGTCAAAGAATTCCGCGTCGTCTAA
- a CDS encoding glycerol-3-phosphate dehydrogenase/oxidase produces the protein MFSSQQRKDHIETARGKVFDILIIGGGITGACAARDAARRGYSTAVVEKKDWAFGTSSRSSKLVHGGLRYLELFDFKLVFEACRERRRLLLNAPHVVWPQSFMFPVYKGDKNPLFLIAMGLWMYDFLALFRNVQSHQLHGPKRILEVEPELDRERLTGGGQFYDCSTDDARLTLSHVQSANLEGACCLSYARVLDILHDKGKACGVRVRDEVGGEEFDIEARMVLNCTGPWTDVVCRLDEPEATPKLRPTKGAHVIVPWERARATNALPIISPADGRLMFLIPWGDYVLIGTTDTDYDEDYDTVHATRDDVQYVLDAANRSLPEAHLTPNDVISTYAGLRPLVVEGGGKDVKESQVSREHSIYESHSGLISIAGGKLTTARSMAQELVDLAATRMEERFGVQAARCTTRRAPVFGVDGVDFRKRLERLAGDLRLDPDIVSKLQLLGTGAVRVLAMLAEGGSLAERLGPDVPYIEAEVIYSAREEMVMSLSDYMVRRSLIYYEDGEQGLGCAEKVAGILAGELGWDEEEKRRQVEEYRDVVGLSRTYREV, from the coding sequence ATGTTCTCGTCGCAGCAGAGAAAGGACCACATCGAGACTGCCAGGGGCAAGGTCTTCGATATTCTGATCATCGGGGGAGGGATAACCGGCGCCTGCGCGGCGCGGGACGCGGCCCGCCGGGGCTATTCCACCGCCGTCGTGGAGAAGAAAGACTGGGCTTTCGGCACCAGTTCCCGTTCGTCCAAGCTGGTGCACGGCGGCCTGCGTTACCTGGAGCTCTTCGATTTCAAATTGGTCTTCGAGGCCTGCCGTGAGAGGAGGCGCCTGCTCCTCAACGCCCCCCACGTGGTGTGGCCGCAGTCCTTCATGTTCCCGGTCTATAAGGGGGACAAGAACCCGCTCTTCCTCATCGCCATGGGCCTGTGGATGTACGATTTCCTGGCCCTCTTCCGCAACGTGCAGAGCCATCAGTTGCATGGCCCCAAGCGTATCCTCGAGGTGGAGCCGGAGCTGGACCGGGAGCGCCTAACCGGCGGGGGACAGTTCTACGACTGCTCCACCGACGACGCGCGCCTGACCCTATCGCACGTGCAGTCGGCTAACCTGGAGGGCGCCTGCTGCCTCAGTTATGCACGGGTGCTCGACATCCTGCACGACAAGGGCAAGGCATGCGGGGTGCGGGTGAGGGACGAGGTTGGCGGGGAGGAGTTCGACATCGAGGCCAGGATGGTGCTCAACTGCACCGGACCCTGGACCGACGTGGTCTGCCGCCTCGATGAGCCGGAAGCGACCCCGAAGCTGCGCCCCACCAAGGGCGCGCACGTCATCGTGCCCTGGGAGAGGGCGAGGGCCACAAACGCTCTTCCTATCATCTCGCCGGCCGACGGGCGCCTGATGTTCCTCATCCCGTGGGGGGACTACGTCCTCATCGGCACCACGGACACCGATTACGATGAGGACTACGACACCGTCCACGCCACGCGTGACGATGTGCAGTACGTCCTGGACGCGGCTAACCGCTCCCTCCCCGAGGCGCATCTGACCCCGAACGATGTCATCAGCACCTATGCCGGCCTGCGGCCCCTGGTGGTCGAGGGCGGGGGGAAGGACGTAAAGGAGAGCCAGGTCTCGCGGGAGCACAGCATCTACGAGAGCCACTCCGGCCTCATCTCCATCGCCGGGGGCAAGTTGACCACCGCCCGCTCCATGGCCCAGGAACTGGTGGACCTGGCGGCCACGCGAATGGAGGAGCGCTTCGGGGTCCAGGCTGCGAGGTGCACCACCAGGAGAGCGCCGGTGTTCGGGGTGGACGGGGTCGACTTCCGCAAGCGCCTGGAGAGGCTGGCCGGGGACCTGCGCCTGGACCCGGACATCGTCTCAAAGCTGCAGCTCCTGGGCACGGGCGCGGTGCGGGTGCTGGCCATGCTCGCCGAGGGCGGTTCCCTGGCGGAGCGCCTGGGACCCGACGTTCCTTATATCGAGGCCGAGGTCATATATTCAGCCCGCGAGGAGATGGTCATGAGTCTCAGCGACTACATGGTGCGGCGCAGCCTCATATACTACGAGGACGGCGAGCAGGGGTTGGGTTGCGCGGAGAAAGTGGCCGGAATCCTTGCCGGAGAGCTCGGCTGGGACGAGGAGGAGAAGCGGCGCCAGGTGGAAGAGTACCGCGACGTGGTCGGTCTCTCTCGCACTTACAGAGAGGTCTAA
- a CDS encoding FAD-dependent oxidoreductase, whose product MGGARRLVVIGGVAGGATFAAKARRCCPDAEIEIYDQDEFISYVGCGLPYFIGGHSPNWRRLLARLPEEFESRSNIRVFLRHRVNAIDTGNKTIRVADLEGVSESSIPYDTLVIGTGAFPFVPPIDGVGLEGVFVLRSITHALEMKSFIDLRAPQRAAIVGAGAIGLEMCEALRRLGLEVHLVELADQVLPPLDADFASRVAAHLEKNGVTLHLGAALEGIHERGGTVAGVAAGGAEIDTDMVLLSIGIRPASALAEKAGIVLGAKGAIRVDERMRTSAPDVLSCGDCATTHNLVSGKEGWMPMGSTARKQARVAAETAAGNESYFPGTQGTFIIKAFDMTAGKTGLSLREAVEAGFDAATVDVEDTSRPGYYRGEGDIAMRVTVEKTTGKVLGAQAVGDHHAAVDKRLDIMATAVRGGLDVTDLSFLDLAYAPPFSHPFDLPVIAGNLAEAKVLGKVCSCSVEGLED is encoded by the coding sequence ATGGGAGGAGCAAGAAGGTTGGTCGTTATCGGTGGGGTAGCGGGAGGTGCCACCTTCGCCGCCAAGGCGCGGCGCTGTTGCCCCGACGCGGAGATCGAGATTTACGACCAGGACGAGTTCATCTCCTACGTCGGGTGCGGCCTGCCCTATTTTATCGGGGGACACAGTCCCAACTGGCGCCGGCTGCTGGCGCGTCTGCCCGAGGAGTTCGAGTCCCGCAGCAACATTCGCGTATTCCTGCGCCACCGCGTAAACGCGATAGACACCGGGAACAAGACCATCCGCGTGGCGGACCTGGAGGGGGTGAGCGAGTCCTCAATCCCCTACGACACGCTGGTAATCGGCACCGGCGCCTTTCCCTTCGTCCCCCCCATAGACGGCGTGGGACTGGAGGGGGTTTTCGTTCTGCGTTCCATCACCCACGCCCTGGAGATGAAGTCTTTTATCGACCTGCGGGCGCCGCAGCGGGCGGCCATCGTCGGCGCGGGGGCCATCGGGCTGGAGATGTGCGAGGCCCTGCGGCGGCTGGGGCTGGAGGTCCACCTGGTCGAGCTGGCGGACCAGGTGCTCCCACCTCTTGATGCGGACTTCGCCTCCAGGGTTGCCGCGCACCTGGAGAAGAACGGGGTGACCCTCCACCTTGGCGCTGCGCTCGAGGGCATCCACGAAAGGGGCGGCACCGTCGCCGGGGTGGCCGCGGGTGGAGCGGAGATTGATACGGACATGGTCCTCCTTTCCATCGGCATCAGGCCGGCTAGCGCGCTGGCCGAGAAGGCCGGGATAGTCCTGGGCGCGAAGGGGGCCATTCGGGTTGATGAACGCATGCGCACCAGCGCCCCCGACGTGCTGTCCTGCGGAGACTGCGCCACCACCCATAACCTGGTCTCGGGCAAAGAGGGGTGGATGCCCATGGGCTCGACGGCGCGAAAGCAGGCGCGGGTCGCCGCCGAGACCGCGGCCGGGAACGAGTCCTATTTTCCCGGCACCCAGGGGACGTTCATCATCAAGGCCTTCGACATGACCGCGGGCAAGACCGGCCTGAGCCTGAGAGAGGCTGTTGAAGCCGGTTTCGATGCCGCCACCGTAGACGTCGAGGACACCTCGCGGCCGGGCTACTACCGCGGTGAGGGCGACATCGCGATGCGGGTCACGGTCGAAAAGACCACCGGTAAGGTGCTGGGCGCGCAGGCGGTCGGCGATCACCATGCCGCCGTGGATAAGCGCCTGGACATCATGGCAACCGCGGTCAGGGGAGGGCTGGACGTGACCGACTTATCCTTCCTGGACCTGGCTTATGCCCCGCCCTTCTCTCACCCCTTCGATCTCCCGGTGATCGCCGGGAACCTCGCCGAGGCCAAGGTGCTGGGGAAGGTATGCAGCTGCAGCGTGGAGGGCCTCGAAGACTAG
- a CDS encoding thiolase family protein encodes MREAYIVGVAMTDIGWHERDPHEMGVQVCCEALRDAGLEASRVQGLLSTPHGYMAETRKMVTQRMADYLGITCGLMMDIDSGGNSTSVAVHIACDRIRMGEIDSCLVFAAQREAPPKQIKNDIIGHFHLIKAANSLYDSYQAAYGVISPLPFYAMAIQRYMYLNDIAPEDIARVAVLLREHALKHPQAAYKEPLTLERVLSDKLISPPIHRFESSEMHDGAAAVLLVSRELVRDRERAVRVAGIAEAHDPTSFVPYRGEISRFPCVGRAARAALDRCGYATADIDVAEVYGAFAGMEPMMYEELGFFAPGEAPAAIRDGRTTHGGDVLLNPSGGRLSLGHPAYVTPLLEFTEVVRQLRGEAGERQRPGAAVGLVHTEQGFINGSIVAVLDLEGE; translated from the coding sequence ATGCGCGAAGCCTACATCGTCGGCGTGGCCATGACCGATATCGGGTGGCACGAACGCGACCCCCACGAGATGGGAGTGCAGGTGTGCTGCGAAGCGCTGCGCGACGCCGGGCTGGAAGCCTCACGGGTCCAGGGCCTGCTCTCCACCCCCCACGGCTACATGGCCGAGACGCGCAAGATGGTCACCCAGAGGATGGCCGACTACCTGGGCATCACCTGCGGACTGATGATGGACATCGACAGCGGCGGCAATTCCACCTCCGTTGCCGTGCATATCGCCTGCGACCGTATCAGGATGGGCGAGATCGACTCGTGCCTGGTTTTCGCCGCCCAGAGGGAGGCGCCGCCCAAGCAGATAAAGAACGATATCATCGGCCACTTTCACCTCATCAAGGCCGCCAATTCCCTCTACGATTCCTACCAGGCAGCTTACGGGGTGATCAGTCCGCTGCCCTTCTACGCCATGGCTATTCAGAGGTACATGTACCTTAACGACATCGCGCCCGAGGACATCGCCAGGGTGGCGGTGCTCCTGCGCGAACACGCCCTCAAGCATCCGCAGGCGGCCTACAAGGAGCCGCTGACCCTGGAGCGGGTGCTCTCGGACAAGCTCATCTCGCCCCCCATCCACCGCTTCGAGAGTTCGGAGATGCACGACGGGGCGGCGGCGGTGCTGCTGGTCTCGCGGGAATTGGTGCGCGACCGGGAGAGGGCGGTGCGCGTTGCGGGCATCGCCGAGGCCCACGACCCCACCAGCTTCGTCCCCTACCGGGGAGAGATCTCCAGGTTCCCCTGTGTGGGGAGGGCCGCACGCGCCGCCCTGGACCGCTGCGGCTACGCCACGGCCGATATCGATGTGGCCGAGGTCTATGGCGCCTTCGCGGGCATGGAGCCCATGATGTACGAGGAGCTGGGCTTCTTCGCGCCAGGGGAGGCACCCGCCGCCATCCGGGATGGTCGAACCACCCACGGCGGGGACGTCCTCCTCAACCCCAGCGGAGGCCGGCTCTCCCTGGGACACCCCGCCTATGTCACCCCCCTGCTGGAGTTCACGGAGGTGGTGCGCCAGCTCAGGGGGGAAGCGGGGGAGCGGCAGAGGCCGGGGGCCGCGGTGGGTCTCGTCCATACCGAGCAGGGCTTCATCAACGGTTCCATCGTCGCCGTCCTCGACCTGGAGGGTGAGTAG
- a CDS encoding MBL fold metallo-hydrolase: protein MIEEIVDGLYLVHGANRGRFPWSNSVLAVGDRTVLFDTGCGAEAIGEVQSSFDIDLVINSHTHPDHFSGNHLFRGSELWVPDIFAPILPDLERMSLRLAGGGEPAREWLHLVRDVLGHVPVEPTGTFWEGDVIDLGSMRFRAVYTPGHTLDHFCFLEEERRIVLSFDIDLTPFGPWYGHAECDLDLFCDSLHRVLGLRPGMVVSSHRRPIREGIEEEVAAWSDIFVSRNEKIMRMLEEGPATPEGLAGRSPFYGVPENSFALARYFEARMVEKHLELLVRQGLATRREDGSYTSGEGPGSTGS, encoded by the coding sequence ATGATCGAGGAAATCGTTGATGGCCTGTACCTGGTCCACGGCGCCAACCGGGGCCGTTTCCCCTGGTCCAATTCCGTCCTGGCCGTGGGCGACCGCACCGTCCTCTTCGACACCGGCTGCGGCGCGGAGGCGATAGGGGAGGTCCAGAGTAGCTTTGATATAGACCTTGTCATCAATTCGCACACCCACCCCGACCATTTCTCAGGCAACCACCTCTTCCGCGGAAGCGAGCTATGGGTGCCGGACATCTTCGCCCCCATCCTGCCCGACCTAGAGAGGATGTCCCTGCGCCTCGCCGGCGGCGGGGAGCCCGCGCGCGAGTGGCTGCACCTGGTGCGGGACGTACTGGGACACGTCCCCGTGGAGCCCACCGGCACCTTCTGGGAGGGGGACGTCATCGACCTTGGGAGCATGCGCTTCCGGGCGGTCTATACGCCGGGGCATACCCTTGACCACTTCTGTTTCCTGGAAGAGGAGCGCCGGATAGTGCTCTCCTTCGATATCGACCTCACCCCCTTCGGGCCCTGGTACGGGCACGCGGAGTGCGACCTCGACCTCTTCTGCGATTCACTCCACCGCGTCCTGGGCCTGCGGCCGGGGATGGTCGTCTCCTCGCACCGCCGCCCTATCCGCGAAGGCATCGAGGAGGAGGTCGCGGCCTGGAGCGATATCTTCGTGAGCCGCAATGAAAAGATAATGCGCATGCTGGAGGAGGGGCCGGCGACGCCGGAGGGACTGGCCGGGCGGTCGCCGTTCTACGGCGTGCCGGAAAACAGCTTCGCCCTGGCCCGCTACTTCGAGGCGCGCATGGTCGAGAAGCACCTGGAGCTGCTGGTGCGGCAGGGCCTGGCCACCAGGCGCGAAGACGGTTCCTATACAAGCGGGGAAGGGCCCGGATCCACCGGGAGCTAG
- a CDS encoding hydrogenase small subunit produces the protein MEEKGVTRRQFIKYAGATAALLGLSQALVPEIARALEEMAASGKPPVLWIQGQNCTGCSVSFLNTNYPDAAEVVLDKLSVRYQPTVMAAAGYQAFGVIEDTAKELAGKYVLVVEGPIPTAEGGEFCTFGLEEGTKDLLGNKVPKDKPIEVWMEQLVPGAAAVIALGNCASFGGIPAANAEVTGTTAVLDVVKKIDKDKPVINVSGCPSHPDWFIGTVLYYLLNGKVPELDRYNRPTMFFGKLIHENCERRASFDAGLFLEDWNDNNPDMKLCLFKMGCKGPVTYADCPTRRWNSAVNWCVGANAPCHGCAEPAFYKDLSPLYEPLPDINFMGINNAETLGWIAAGATAAGIVGHYLYKQLGKKAPEGGEE, from the coding sequence ATGGAAGAAAAGGGAGTAACCAGGCGCCAGTTCATAAAATACGCTGGTGCCACCGCGGCCCTACTGGGCTTGAGCCAGGCCTTGGTCCCCGAGATCGCCCGGGCGTTGGAGGAGATGGCCGCTTCCGGAAAGCCCCCGGTACTGTGGATCCAGGGGCAGAACTGCACCGGGTGTTCGGTCTCCTTCCTCAACACCAACTATCCAGACGCCGCCGAGGTGGTGCTGGATAAACTTTCCGTGCGCTATCAGCCCACGGTTATGGCTGCCGCCGGATACCAGGCTTTCGGCGTGATCGAGGACACCGCCAAGGAACTCGCGGGCAAGTACGTGCTGGTGGTGGAGGGACCTATCCCCACCGCCGAGGGAGGCGAGTTCTGCACCTTCGGCCTGGAGGAGGGCACCAAAGACCTCTTGGGCAACAAGGTGCCCAAGGACAAGCCCATCGAGGTATGGATGGAGCAGCTCGTGCCTGGCGCCGCCGCGGTCATCGCCCTGGGTAACTGCGCTTCCTTCGGCGGCATCCCGGCCGCCAATGCGGAGGTGACCGGCACCACGGCGGTTCTGGACGTGGTCAAGAAGATAGATAAGGACAAGCCGGTCATCAACGTCAGCGGATGCCCGTCCCACCCGGACTGGTTTATCGGTACCGTTCTCTATTACCTTCTCAACGGCAAGGTACCCGAACTGGACAGGTACAACCGCCCTACCATGTTCTTCGGCAAGCTCATCCACGAGAACTGCGAGAGGAGGGCTTCCTTCGATGCCGGTCTCTTCCTCGAGGACTGGAACGACAACAATCCGGACATGAAACTCTGCCTCTTCAAGATGGGCTGCAAGGGTCCGGTAACCTACGCGGACTGCCCGACCCGCCGCTGGAACTCGGCGGTCAACTGGTGCGTTGGCGCGAACGCTCCATGCCACGGTTGCGCCGAGCCCGCCTTCTACAAGGACCTGTCCCCCCTGTACGAGCCCCTGCCCGATATCAACTTCATGGGTATAAATAACGCGGAGACCCTGGGGTGGATCGCGGCCGGCGCAACCGCAGCGGGCATCGTGGGGCATTACCTCTACAAACAGCTGGGCAAGAAAGCACCCGAGGGAGGTGAGGAGTGA